cttgtagccatctaccagtcttcgacatcggtctgaggaaattttaccccactcctcaatgcagaactttttcagctgtgagatgtttgaggggtttcttgcacgtacagcccttttcaagtcaccccacagcatctcaatgggattcaaatctggactttgacttggccattccaggactctccatttcttctttttcagccaatctttggttgatttactagtatgttttgggtcattgtcatgttgcatggtccagttccgcttcagctttaattttctaactgatggtctcacatgttcttcaagcaccttctgatacacagtagaattcatcgtggattctatgatggtgagctgaccaggtcctgctgcagcaaagcagccccaaaccatgacacttccacctccatgcttcacagttggtatgaggttcttttcttggaatgctgtgtttggtttacgccaaacatgtcctctgctgttgtgtccaaataattcaattttggactcatctgtccaaagaacattattccagaagtcctggtctttgtcaactttatctctggcaaatgtcagtctggcctcgatgtttctcttggaaagcaaaggtttcctccttgcacacctcccatgcaagttaaacttgtacagtctctttctgattgtagaggcatgtacttctacatcaacagtagccagagcctgctgtagttctcgagatgacactttagggtttttggagacctcttttagcatcttgcggtctgctcttggggtgaacttgctggggcgaccagtcctgggcatgttggcagttgttttgaaagccctccacttgtagactatcttccggacagtggaatggctgatttcaaaatcttttgagatctttttaaatcccttcccagactcataggctgctacaatcttttttctgaagtcctctgacagctcttttgctctcaccatggtgctcactctcacttcaacagtcaggagcacaccaaactaaatgtctgaggtttaaatagggcaagcctcattcaacatgcagagtaacgatctactaattatgtgcacctggtgtgatatacctgtgtgagatctgagccaatttaagagggaatacatgtgagggtgtcctatctttttcctcagttagaataggcatttttgtagaatgacatttacagaagatcttgaaaagacttttcttcagttttctttgtttagttggattactttaatctctctgtattgttgaaacggagatgaaataaccttttattaaaaatgttacaaaaaaccacatgctttcaaagggtgtcctaattttttcacatgactgtatatatacagtacagaccaaatgtttggacacaccttctcattcaaagagttttttttatttttatgactatgaaaattgtagattcacactaaaggcatcaaaactatgaattaacacatgtggaattatatacataacaaaaaagtgtgaaacaactgaaaatatgtcatattctaggttcttcaaagtagccaccttttgctttgattactgcttcgcacactcttggcattctcttgatgagcttcaagaggtagtcacttgaaatggtcttacaacagtcttgaaggagttcccagagatgcttagcacttgttggcccttttgccttcactctgcggtccagctcaccccaaaccatctcgattgggttcaggtccggtgactgtggaggccaggtcatctggcgcagcaccccatcactctccttcatggtcaaatagcctttacacagcctggcggtgcatttggggtcattgtcctgttgaaaaataaatgatggtccaactaaacacaaaccggatggaatagcatgccgctgcaagatgctgttgtagccaggctggttcagtatgccttcaattttgaataaatccccaacagtgtcaccagcaaagcacccccacaccatcacacctcctcctccatgcttcacggtgggaaccaggcatgtagagtccatccgttcaccatttctgcgtcgcacaaagacacggtggttggaaccaaagatctcaaatttggactcattagaccaaagcacagatttccactggtctaatgtccattccttatgttctttagcccaaacaagtctcttctgcttgttgcctgtccttagcagttgtttcctagcatatattctaccatgaaggcctgattcacacagtctcctcttaacagttgttctagagatgtgtctgctgctagaactctgtgtggcattgacctggtctctaatctaagctgctgttaacctgcaatttctgaggctggtgactcggatgaacttatcctccgcagcagaggtgactcttggtcttcctttcctggggcggtccgcatgtgagccagtttctttgtagcgcttgatggtttttgtgactgcatttggggacactttcaaagttttcccaatttttcagactgactgaccttcaattcttaaagtaatgatggccactcgtttttctttacttagctgcttttttcttgccataatacaaattctaacagtctattcagtaggactatcagctgtgtatccacctgacttctccacaatgcaactgatggtcccaaccccatttataaggcaagaaatcccacttattaaacctgacagggcacacctgtgaagtgaagaccatttcaggtgactacctcttgaagctcatcaagagaatgccaagagtgtgcaaagcagtaatcaaagcaaaaggtggctactttgaagaacctagaatatgacatattgtcagttgtttcacacttttttgttatgtatataattccacatgtgttaaattatagttttgatgccttcagtgtgaatctacaattttcacagtcatgaaaataaagaaaactctttgaatgagaaggtgtgtccaaacttttggtctgtactgtatatatgtaaaaactaaaatgaagttgctttgaaaaaaaatcttaaacaaaattaacttaaaaaaattaataaaaatacttTACCTGACATCTTGTGACCCAGCACAGCTCTAAATATGAGATTTTTTATCTCCTTACCAATTATATGTGCAATATGACAAGAGGTGAAAATAAGTTCACTTCATTTACCGGCCAGTGCAACAAAACGAAAAAGAATGTGGTTGTTAGGGTTGACAATAATTTTTTGTATAAAGTGGTTAAATAATTTATATAATTTTCTTTCAGCGCTGTAGCTAATAGTTAAATTAATAATGCCGTATCAACATTTTGCTCTTTGAACTAAACCCTCTACAGGGATTTGTACCGCATACTATGAGAGTGGCTTCAACACAGCCAGCACAAACTACAATCCACCTGACAAGAGCACTGATTATGGCATTTTTCAAATGAATAGTCGATGGTGGTGCAATGATAACAAGACCCCCGGAAGTAAAAATGCTTGCAATATCAACTGCAAAGGTAAGTaaactgaagtgagacaacttatTCTATTTTCATCAAACAGGGGTCTTTTCTGGACCATTGTATCTGGAAACCATATTCAATATATAATGCCACAAGTACAGCAAATGAGCAAAGGCATCTGACTGATAAAACTGAAGTGCATGCACTAATACGGTATCTAGTAGCACCTCTCTACTGTACTAGTGTAATACTACATGTCCTGTACTACTCTCTACCTGTGTCGGGATGAGCTGGCCCATGGGACACCATTTTATTTCTCTGATACACTGTGTGAAAAAGCtcctgcccttaaaggggttctgcactttcagttaactgattatctatcctctggatagatcatcagcttctgatcggcgggggtccgacacccgggaccctcgctgatcagctgtttgagaaggcagtggcgctccagcagtgctgcggccttctcactgtttaccgccggaccactgacgtcacgactagtatcaactagcgtgggcggggctaagctccattcaagtgaacagagcttagccccgctcacgctagttgatactagtggtgacgtcagtgggccggcggtaaacagtgagaaggccgcagcactgctggagctccgctgccttttcatacagctgatcggcgggggtcccaggtgtcggacccctgccgatcagaagctgatgatctatccagaggatagatcatcagttaaattaaagtgcagaacccctttaaagttgacctgtctgttttagtaactactgtacatgcattccccatgtaataaaaattctggagcatctattcttatggctctgtgttgtgctattcctttattatttctactatatGTTATGAATGGATTAATAATGAATTGTAACAAAGCTCTCTagggagtttaatattgatgacctatcctcagctgaTATGTGGGGTTCCAACTCCTAGAGCCCGGGTTGACTACCCATTAGAAGAGGTCAAGGCACTCCAAAGAGTCATTGATCACATGACCTAGGAGTAGCTAAGTCTCATTCCAGTGAATGGGCCTGGTCTACAATCAGCGGTGCACCACCGAGGTGAGGCGACTGCCTAAGGAAGCATCAGGTGGGggaaagaggggggcagcggaagggggattatctgtttctgcagtatactaTTAGGAAGCATAGTGGGCAcaatatgtggtgctgtattaccctgtatgttttatagctttgtatgtaatgttttccaagtatgtctttaacagtagggctggagggaaggggttcggTTAAGAAATTAGCATTGGGGGGTTAGGGTGCCATTTCAGGTTGATGTGCTGAGACTTGTTGTGCCGCAATACCattgtgaaaaatgcagaatcagACAACAATCAATGTGAAAAGCTGTCATAGCACATTTTATGGAAGTAGTGAGTGCCATGAATTCTCTTTACACTGATTGTGGTGACTTCCATTTTCCTGTGTCACATGCACATGATATTATGATGTAATGAGTCATGCACAACAGTTATCGCCCCTGTTGCCACAGCCTAAATAATGCCTTTACAGTGTCAGAGCAATTCAATGCCAGGTGCTCTCCCATCCTGTCATACAGACATGAACATAAGTCATATGGAGGCACTCTTGTAAGCGTATTCTATGTAGTCCCACACAGTAGTAGTCCTACTCAGTGAGAACGATGAATTATCACCATACTACTGCCAATCCGGACTCTGAGAAGCTCCGGCCAAGAGAGTTACCAAACGACCACTCATGCCAGATGAGTGACGGGTAACAAAAATAGAAaactaattaaagaggacctttcacgggGCCAGACATTATAATATAACTAGTGCATTCTGTGGGGCATACTTATGGCATATTACAGCGCTTGCTATTTTCTGTATGCGCCGCTCTGCTTGCCCGCTGTGCCTGCCGTTCACTTTTTCCACCTGGTATGAAAATTCAtaccattggtacagggaggaggagatggtcctgtttctcaatgggtgtctccttctctcaGGAGACGCCAATTGAGAAACAgggccatctcctcctccctgtaccgatggtatgaATTTACATACCAGGCAGGAAAAGTGAACGGgaggcacagcgggcgaacaaaGTCTATCCTAGAAAAATCTAAGCAATAGTCTCTGCTATTTCTCACAAAAGAACTCCAGAAGAAATTGTTCCCTCAACTGCAATACATTTAGTTGAATACATAATGTCAGGAAACGGATAATGGGCAATAGTAGGTAATAATTTGAAGTGCAGGTTAGGATAGAGGCTAATGAAAACTGGAAAGTTTGCTTGGAAATGTTACAGCTTTTAACAAAGTCATAATGTGATTTGCAAAGTCTAACTTTTCTTTTTACTATTTAACAGCACTGTTAACTGACAATATAAGTCAAGCTATAAAATGTGCAAAGCGTGTTGTGAGTAATTCCAATGGCATGAATGCATGGTGAGTATAAATCACTGAACACTAAGGGGTAGATTTATTCATAGCCTAGAATGCTGcaggcaggggcagattggccatagactctacaggccACCCAAGCCATCCTCAGGGCCGTGagccgggtacataatgatctgactgTCTCCTGAATTCAAATTTGCGGCAGgtcacagtattttgtgctgcaccgtggtatttggttcagctagggcagtatattgctttgtactatggtattgctggccctgcctaattATGCTGCCCCgctttctgtcagtttggacctacctacaacatggggccacttttaaatgttttttccatagccacttttagttcccaatcTACCCCTGGCTGCAGAATGCCCGcctgatttatgatgaggtgtacgcctcctaataaattaggcacagcatCCAGCACTCCGTGCGCCTGAACTGTAATCTGTCTGACAGAGATGTCGGTGTTCTTctatgttaaatgtgatgacaaATGTGGCTGGGCCACTAGTCCTGCCCACTCCCTGCCCTTGTCACGCCGCCTTTTTGGGAAAGTGGCAAGGCCGACAGAGTAACGGCACTTGCGCAAAAATATTTGCACAAATGCCATTGAAAAAGTCTCAAACATGCAGTTGGTCTTTTtttttaagggtgcattcacatgacaatatgtattttgtagtccgcaaaacgcagatccacaaaatacggatgctgtccgtgttgcatctgtttttttggaGGACCCATTGTTACAATGCTTACAGACAAAAAcaggcaagaataggacttgtATCTTttttgaacgggtccgcatctgatccacaaaaaaggCTGATTAGctgtggaccaaaaatatggttgtgtaaaTGTGAGGCCTAAATtggaaaaattgcttttttttcttggtatCAGTGTTGTCATTTCATCACATTATATATCATTACAGTCAGGCATTATTTTGACCCCATCATAATGGTGTACAGCCTATGAATATATACTAATACAATACAGTAACTACAATAGTGCATAGATACACAAACGCGTATCTATATATTGTGAAATcataatacagggtgggccatttatatggatacaccttaataaaatggaaatggttggtgatattaacttcctgtttgtggcacattagtatatgtgaggggggaaacttttcaagatgggtgatgaccatggcggccattttgaagtcagacattttgaatc
The Bufo gargarizans isolate SCDJY-AF-19 chromosome 2, ASM1485885v1, whole genome shotgun sequence genome window above contains:
- the LOC122925822 gene encoding lysozyme C-like, whose product is MKWQIHILGGLLLLLAIASGKKYERCELARVLKKGGLGGFRGYSLENWICTAYYESGFNTASTNYNPPDKSTDYGIFQMNSRWWCNDNKTPGSKNACNINCKALLTDNISQAIKCAKRVVSNSNGMNAWVAWRKYCKGKKLAKWTQGCKL